One region of Cucurbita pepo subsp. pepo cultivar mu-cu-16 chromosome LG03, ASM280686v2, whole genome shotgun sequence genomic DNA includes:
- the LOC111790524 gene encoding uncharacterized protein LOC111790524 isoform X11 — protein MTQNQLIDSLTSHISLYHSTSGNFNRDPNPNPRSSILKWFSSLSVHQRQAHLTVVDFKFVQVLIQMVAEVRKRGHGFFILLPDIPSCDPLHLPSLCFKKSRGLLSRVSESSVSERMIFESSRLFGSREGDKLEECSCSLKNIDSLTVSEDFVSNVDKFVEAMDGVSNGAFLRGEGGDMASNWAELNWLKAKGYYSIEAFVANKLEVALRLSWMSLNNGKKRSVKVKEKASAIGMATNVFWRKKGCVDWWDKLDASSKEKILTAILGKSAKSLIHEILRWTSGLAEHEMGLFSAEWNRPFRYNCTISQPRSMLTSQADLHIDFNIIPAAHSGKPYLLTNIFRNLLVLQDIVTMVTSCLHDEYYKTNLFYSTLGSICAIPDCILRKLRELLMFTSLDCTKLELLGDGTSKSLPSKLREDLGASRRRKKGKSRKSQNPVLRACADDLSCNKFLKPQEFDKECAHKGREDIAESTTMSIMSKGNETCREISSDVSKTVHDDNTSVGKDQGTARRKKKHKSKNSCGNSRLVEIKPSVGPAVKFSSPFSSQDQVAELDNIIRKPSISSIKNDSSNNYESSTLNSSPLVPSIEPNSEYDSSQNIEVHEVSGLAKSVCQIGPGESQFPKGIIENQRLSSTLETSTSFMDCSVVPSHLPSLKLKTIVKSDVNVKGSVQTYELRDKSSLLDKLPRTIDVKEKVCLSRHQLSGDTCNTKALNSLKHSPYEWHGVASLYIPPFNSHLPPATDRLHLDVGHNWHNHFRRSFAPAMHQSRNSSVKGVCNPVMTRPVLMSLDWPPVLRSASGLASTMMSNHDIGFLTRRQSSFCQGFPTNSNQISTEDEYSGNLTDFPDLSNNQDLAEECDGNWISEEELEMHAVSGIDYNQYFGGGVMYWNPSDHHGTGFSRPPSLSSDDSSWAWREADMNRTVDDMVAFSSSYSNGLTSPTSTSFCSPSDPVGSGKQALGYVVQGSDLPNNMLHSSPTMKDTVTEEDAPRSSPNLPSDVEGKTGDSHSFPILRPIVVPSMSRERSRSEFCHGRDHKSPCIPPTRREQSRVKRPPSPVVLCVPRAPIPPPPSPVSDSRKQRGFPTVRSGSSSPRHWGVKGWYPDGTNMEEACLRIDGAEVVWPNWRNKSKSNCSTVQPLSLIAMSQIALDQEHLDVAFPLFPPTSGRSVKKESLSLIHSRLHDEIDSFCKHVAAENMAKKPYITWAVKRVTRSLQVLWPRSRTNIFGSNATGLSLPTSDVDLVVCLPPVRNLEPIKEAGILEGRNGIKETCLQELFSCSFTTKNMLPDIFPIRNG, from the exons ATGACCCAGAACCAGCTTATCGACTCCCTTACATCCCATATCTCTCTCTACCACTCTACATCTGGTAATTTCAACCGTGATCCCAATCCCAATCCCAGGTCCTCGATCCTCAAATGGTTCTCTTCTCTCAGCGTCCACCAACGCCAAGCTCACCTCACGGTCGTTGATTTCAAATTCGTCCAAGTTCTCATCCAAATGGTGGCAGAAGTTCGGAAACGAGGACACGGTTTCTTCATCCTCCTGCCTGACATTCCCTCCTGCGACCCTCTGCACCTACCCAGCTTATGCTTTAAGAAGTCCCGCGGACTCTTGTCTCGTGTCTCCGAGTCCAGCGTGTCCGAAAGGATGATTTTCGAGTCCAGTCGACTATTCGGTTCCAGGGAAGGCGATAAGCTCGAGGAGTGTTCTTGTTCGTTAAAGAACATCGATTCTTTAACTGTAAGCGAGGATTTCGTCTCAAACGTGGACAAATTTGTCGAGGCAATGGACGGAGTTTCAAATGGGGCGTTTTTGAGAGGTGAAGGGGGTGACATGGCGTCCAATTGGGCTGAGTTAAATTGGTTAAAAGCGAAAGGATATTACAGTATCGAGGCCTTTGTGGCAAACAAGTTGGAGGTGGCTTTGAGACTCTCATGGATGAGCTTgaataatggaaaaaaaagatcGGTAAAGGTCAAAGAAAAGGCTAGCGCAATTGGCATGGCGACAAACGTGTTTTGGAGGAAGAAGGGATGCGTGGACTGGTGGGATAAATTGGATGCTTCgtcaaaggaaaaaatattgaCAGCAATTCTGGGAAAATCAGCAAAAAGTTTG ATACATGAGATTCTGAGATGGACTAGTGGACTTGCGGAGCATGAGATGGGGCTCTTTAGTGCGGAATGGAATAGACCGTTTAGGTACAATTGTACTATATCTCAACCAAGGTCCATGTTAACATCCCAAGCGGACCTGCATATTGACTTCAACATAATTCCAGCTGCCCATTCTGGAAAACCTTATTTGTTAACCAACATCTTTAGAAATTTGCTTGTGCTTCAGGACATTGTTACGATGGTAACATCGTGTCTTCATGATGAATACTACAAGACTAATCTATTTTATAGCACTTTGGGTTCTATCTGCGCCATCCCTGATtgtatattaagaaaattgcGGGAACTTCTTATGTTTACTTCACTTGATTGCACAAAACTTGAACTTCTAGGAGACGGGACTAGTAAGTCATTGCCTAGTAAATTAAGAGAGGATCTAGGTGCTTCCCGTCgaaggaaaaagggaaagagcCGGAAGTCGCAGAATCCTGTGCTGAGGGCATGCGCGGATGATTTATCATGCAATAAATTTCTGAAG CCTCAGGAATTTGACAAGGAGTGTGCTCATAAAGGGAGAGAAGATATAGCAGAATCCACAACTATGTCGATTATGTCGAAGGGAAATGAGACTTGTAGAGAAATTTCATCTGATGTATCTAAAACG GTACATGACGATAACACGAGTGTTGGAAAAGATCAAGGCACTGcaaggaggaagaaaaaacaCAAGAGTAAAAACTCTTGTGGGAACAGCAGATTAGTTGAAATAAAACCTTCTGTTGGGCCAGCCGTTAAATTTTCCTCTCCTTTTAGTTCTCAGGATCAGGTAGCAGAGTTGGATAATATAATCAGAAAACCTTCCATCTCAAGTATCAAGAATGATAGTTCAAATAATTATGAGAGTTCAACATTAAACTCAAGTCCTCTAGTTCCCTCTATCGAACCTAATAGCGAGTATGACAGTAGCCAAAATATTGAAGTACATGAAGTTTCTGGGTTAGCAAAATCTGTCTGCCAAATTGGTCCTGGAGAATCTCAGTTCCCAAAAGgaataattgaaaatcaaCGCTTATCATCTACTTTGGAAACTTCTACATCTTTTATGGATTGTAGTGTAGTACCTTCTCATTTGCCTTCATTAAAGCTAAAGACTATCGTCAAAAGTGATGTTAATGTGAAGGGTTCTGTGCAAACTTACGAATTAAGAGATAAATCATCTTTGTTGGATAAGCTTCCAAGAACCATTGATGTAAAGGAGAAAGTATGCTTATCTCGACATCAGCTTAGTGGTGATACTTGTAATACTAAGGCCTTGAATTCCTTGAAACATTCTCCCTATGAATGGCATGGTGTAGCTTCTTTGTATATCCCACCATTCAATTCACATCTCCCACCTGCTACTGATAGACTACATTTAGATGTTGGTCATAATTGGCACAACCATTTCCGTCGGTCTTTTGCACCTGCAATGCATCAATCAAGAAATTCTTCTGTTAAAGGTGTTTGTAATCCAGTTATGACTCGACCAGTGTTAATGAGTCTAGATTGGCCCCCAGTCTTACGGAGTGCTTCTGGCCTGGCTTCAACAATGATGTCAAATCATGATATTGGGTTTCTTACTAGGAGACAATCTTCTTTTTGTCAGGGGTTCCCCACTAACAGCAATCAAATTAGCACGGAAGATGAGTACTCTGGTAATCTCACTGATTTTCCTGATTTGTCAAACAATCAAGATCTAGCAGAGGAGTGTGATGGAAACTGGATATCGGAGGAAGAATTGGAAATGCATGCAGTTTCTGGGATAGACTATAATCAGTATTTTGGTGGTGGTGTAATGTACTGGAACCCTTCTGATCATCATGGGACAGGGTTCTCTCGACCTCCTTCTCTGAGTTCTGATGATAGCTCATGGGCTTGGCGTGAAGCTGACATGAACAGGACTGTTGATGATATGGttgctttctcttcttcttacaGTAATGGGTTGACTTCCCCAACTTCTACttcattttgttctccttctgATCCAGTGGGTTCTGGAAAGCAGGCTCTTGGTTATGTGGTTCAAGGGTCTGATCTACCTAACAACATGCTTCATTCCTCACCAACTATGAAAGACACGGTGACAGAGGAGGATGCTCCTAGATCTTCGCCAAATTTGCCCAGTGATGTTGAAGGGAAGACAGGCGACTCACATTCATTTCCGATCTTGCGCCCTATTGTTGTTCCAAGTATGTCAAGGGAAAGATCAAGATCTGAGTTCTGCCATGGTCGTGATCATAAAAGCCCATGTATCCCTCCCACTAGGAGAGAGCAATCTCGAGTAAAGCGTCCACCATCTCCAGTAGTTCTTTGTGTTCCACGGGCGCCAATACCACCTCCACCTTCTCCTGTAAGTGATTCCAGGAAGCAGAGAGGGTTTCCAACTGTTAGATCTGGTAGCTCAAGTCCAAGGCATTGGGGTGTGAAGGGTTGGTATCCTGATGGAACTAATATGGAAGAAGCATGCTTGCGTATTGATGGTGCTGAAGTAGTATGGCCTAATTGgagaaataaaagtaaatcTAATTGCTCGACAGTTCAACCTTTATCATTAATAGCAATGTCCCAGATAGCTCTCGATCAGGAACAT CTAGATGTTGCATTTCCTCTCTTTCCACCTACTAGTGGTCGCTCTGTAAAAAAGGAATCTCTTTCTTTGATCCATAGCCGCCTACATGATGAGATCGACTCTTTCTGCAAGCAT GTTGCTGCAGAAAACATGGCTAAGAAGCCTTACATCACTTGGGCTGTTAAACGGGTCACACGGTCCCTTCAAGTCTTATGGCCCAGGTCTAGGACAAACATTTTTGGTTCAAATGCAACTGGTTTGTCCCTCCCCACGAGTGATGTGGATCTTGTGGTTTGTCTGCCTCCAGTGAGAAATTTG GAACCTATTAAAGAAGCTGGGATCTTAGAGGGACGTAATGGTATCAAGGAGACCTGCCTTCAG GAGCTGTTCAGTTGTAGCTTTACCACAAAAAA CATGCTGCCAGATATCTTTCCAATCAGGAATGGGTAA
- the LOC111790524 gene encoding uncharacterized protein LOC111790524 isoform X1, whose translation MTQNQLIDSLTSHISLYHSTSGNFNRDPNPNPRSSILKWFSSLSVHQRQAHLTVVDFKFVQVLIQMVAEVRKRGHGFFILLPDIPSCDPLHLPSLCFKKSRGLLSRVSESSVSERMIFESSRLFGSREGDKLEECSCSLKNIDSLTVSEDFVSNVDKFVEAMDGVSNGAFLRGEGGDMASNWAELNWLKAKGYYSIEAFVANKLEVALRLSWMSLNNGKKRSVKVKEKASAIGMATNVFWRKKGCVDWWDKLDASSKEKILTAILGKSAKSLIHEILRWTSGLAEHEMGLFSAEWNRPFRYNCTISQPRSMLTSQADLHIDFNIIPAAHSGKPYLLTNIFRNLLVLQDIVTMVTSCLHDEYYKTNLFYSTLGSICAIPDCILRKLRELLMFTSLDCTKLELLGDGTSKSLPSKLREDLGASRRRKKGKSRKSQNPVLRACADDLSCNKFLKPQEFDKECAHKGREDIAESTTMSIMSKGNETCREISSDVSKTVHDDNTSVGKDQGTARRKKKHKSKNSCGNSRLVEIKPSVGPAVKFSSPFSSQDQVAELDNIIRKPSISSIKNDSSNNYESSTLNSSPLVPSIEPNSEYDSSQNIEVHEVSGLAKSVCQIGPGESQFPKGIIENQRLSSTLETSTSFMDCSVVPSHLPSLKLKTIVKSDVNVKGSVQTYELRDKSSLLDKLPRTIDVKEKVCLSRHQLSGDTCNTKALNSLKHSPYEWHGVASLYIPPFNSHLPPATDRLHLDVGHNWHNHFRRSFAPAMHQSRNSSVKGVCNPVMTRPVLMSLDWPPVLRSASGLASTMMSNHDIGFLTRRQSSFCQGFPTNSNQISTEDEYSGNLTDFPDLSNNQDLAEECDGNWISEEELEMHAVSGIDYNQYFGGGVMYWNPSDHHGTGFSRPPSLSSDDSSWAWREADMNRTVDDMVAFSSSYSNGLTSPTSTSFCSPSDPVGSGKQALGYVVQGSDLPNNMLHSSPTMKDTVTEEDAPRSSPNLPSDVEGKTGDSHSFPILRPIVVPSMSRERSRSEFCHGRDHKSPCIPPTRREQSRVKRPPSPVVLCVPRAPIPPPPSPVSDSRKQRGFPTVRSGSSSPRHWGVKGWYPDGTNMEEACLRIDGAEVVWPNWRNKSKSNCSTVQPLSLIAMSQIALDQEHLDVAFPLFPPTSGRSVKKESLSLIHSRLHDEIDSFCKHVAAENMAKKPYITWAVKRVTRSLQVLWPRSRTNIFGSNATGLSLPTSDVDLVVCLPPVRNLEPIKEAGILEGRNGIKETCLQHAARYLSNQEWVKSDSLKTVENTAIPIIMLVVEVPHDLIILPTSNMQSPKEESSAVSGKQDVNILNNMAGLEDSALPKCFEVNYDTSISTKSVRIDISFKTPSHTGLQTSELVKELTEQFPATIPLALVLKKFLADRSLDQSYSGGLSSYCLVLFIIRFLQHEHHLGRPINQNFGSLLMDFLYFFGYVFDPRQMRISIQGSGVYIKRERGYSIDPLHIDDPLFPMNNVGRNCFRIHQCIKAFSEAYSILERELISLHDNCDTSSDGTNKMLQKIIPSIDLS comes from the exons ATGACCCAGAACCAGCTTATCGACTCCCTTACATCCCATATCTCTCTCTACCACTCTACATCTGGTAATTTCAACCGTGATCCCAATCCCAATCCCAGGTCCTCGATCCTCAAATGGTTCTCTTCTCTCAGCGTCCACCAACGCCAAGCTCACCTCACGGTCGTTGATTTCAAATTCGTCCAAGTTCTCATCCAAATGGTGGCAGAAGTTCGGAAACGAGGACACGGTTTCTTCATCCTCCTGCCTGACATTCCCTCCTGCGACCCTCTGCACCTACCCAGCTTATGCTTTAAGAAGTCCCGCGGACTCTTGTCTCGTGTCTCCGAGTCCAGCGTGTCCGAAAGGATGATTTTCGAGTCCAGTCGACTATTCGGTTCCAGGGAAGGCGATAAGCTCGAGGAGTGTTCTTGTTCGTTAAAGAACATCGATTCTTTAACTGTAAGCGAGGATTTCGTCTCAAACGTGGACAAATTTGTCGAGGCAATGGACGGAGTTTCAAATGGGGCGTTTTTGAGAGGTGAAGGGGGTGACATGGCGTCCAATTGGGCTGAGTTAAATTGGTTAAAAGCGAAAGGATATTACAGTATCGAGGCCTTTGTGGCAAACAAGTTGGAGGTGGCTTTGAGACTCTCATGGATGAGCTTgaataatggaaaaaaaagatcGGTAAAGGTCAAAGAAAAGGCTAGCGCAATTGGCATGGCGACAAACGTGTTTTGGAGGAAGAAGGGATGCGTGGACTGGTGGGATAAATTGGATGCTTCgtcaaaggaaaaaatattgaCAGCAATTCTGGGAAAATCAGCAAAAAGTTTG ATACATGAGATTCTGAGATGGACTAGTGGACTTGCGGAGCATGAGATGGGGCTCTTTAGTGCGGAATGGAATAGACCGTTTAGGTACAATTGTACTATATCTCAACCAAGGTCCATGTTAACATCCCAAGCGGACCTGCATATTGACTTCAACATAATTCCAGCTGCCCATTCTGGAAAACCTTATTTGTTAACCAACATCTTTAGAAATTTGCTTGTGCTTCAGGACATTGTTACGATGGTAACATCGTGTCTTCATGATGAATACTACAAGACTAATCTATTTTATAGCACTTTGGGTTCTATCTGCGCCATCCCTGATtgtatattaagaaaattgcGGGAACTTCTTATGTTTACTTCACTTGATTGCACAAAACTTGAACTTCTAGGAGACGGGACTAGTAAGTCATTGCCTAGTAAATTAAGAGAGGATCTAGGTGCTTCCCGTCgaaggaaaaagggaaagagcCGGAAGTCGCAGAATCCTGTGCTGAGGGCATGCGCGGATGATTTATCATGCAATAAATTTCTGAAG CCTCAGGAATTTGACAAGGAGTGTGCTCATAAAGGGAGAGAAGATATAGCAGAATCCACAACTATGTCGATTATGTCGAAGGGAAATGAGACTTGTAGAGAAATTTCATCTGATGTATCTAAAACG GTACATGACGATAACACGAGTGTTGGAAAAGATCAAGGCACTGcaaggaggaagaaaaaacaCAAGAGTAAAAACTCTTGTGGGAACAGCAGATTAGTTGAAATAAAACCTTCTGTTGGGCCAGCCGTTAAATTTTCCTCTCCTTTTAGTTCTCAGGATCAGGTAGCAGAGTTGGATAATATAATCAGAAAACCTTCCATCTCAAGTATCAAGAATGATAGTTCAAATAATTATGAGAGTTCAACATTAAACTCAAGTCCTCTAGTTCCCTCTATCGAACCTAATAGCGAGTATGACAGTAGCCAAAATATTGAAGTACATGAAGTTTCTGGGTTAGCAAAATCTGTCTGCCAAATTGGTCCTGGAGAATCTCAGTTCCCAAAAGgaataattgaaaatcaaCGCTTATCATCTACTTTGGAAACTTCTACATCTTTTATGGATTGTAGTGTAGTACCTTCTCATTTGCCTTCATTAAAGCTAAAGACTATCGTCAAAAGTGATGTTAATGTGAAGGGTTCTGTGCAAACTTACGAATTAAGAGATAAATCATCTTTGTTGGATAAGCTTCCAAGAACCATTGATGTAAAGGAGAAAGTATGCTTATCTCGACATCAGCTTAGTGGTGATACTTGTAATACTAAGGCCTTGAATTCCTTGAAACATTCTCCCTATGAATGGCATGGTGTAGCTTCTTTGTATATCCCACCATTCAATTCACATCTCCCACCTGCTACTGATAGACTACATTTAGATGTTGGTCATAATTGGCACAACCATTTCCGTCGGTCTTTTGCACCTGCAATGCATCAATCAAGAAATTCTTCTGTTAAAGGTGTTTGTAATCCAGTTATGACTCGACCAGTGTTAATGAGTCTAGATTGGCCCCCAGTCTTACGGAGTGCTTCTGGCCTGGCTTCAACAATGATGTCAAATCATGATATTGGGTTTCTTACTAGGAGACAATCTTCTTTTTGTCAGGGGTTCCCCACTAACAGCAATCAAATTAGCACGGAAGATGAGTACTCTGGTAATCTCACTGATTTTCCTGATTTGTCAAACAATCAAGATCTAGCAGAGGAGTGTGATGGAAACTGGATATCGGAGGAAGAATTGGAAATGCATGCAGTTTCTGGGATAGACTATAATCAGTATTTTGGTGGTGGTGTAATGTACTGGAACCCTTCTGATCATCATGGGACAGGGTTCTCTCGACCTCCTTCTCTGAGTTCTGATGATAGCTCATGGGCTTGGCGTGAAGCTGACATGAACAGGACTGTTGATGATATGGttgctttctcttcttcttacaGTAATGGGTTGACTTCCCCAACTTCTACttcattttgttctccttctgATCCAGTGGGTTCTGGAAAGCAGGCTCTTGGTTATGTGGTTCAAGGGTCTGATCTACCTAACAACATGCTTCATTCCTCACCAACTATGAAAGACACGGTGACAGAGGAGGATGCTCCTAGATCTTCGCCAAATTTGCCCAGTGATGTTGAAGGGAAGACAGGCGACTCACATTCATTTCCGATCTTGCGCCCTATTGTTGTTCCAAGTATGTCAAGGGAAAGATCAAGATCTGAGTTCTGCCATGGTCGTGATCATAAAAGCCCATGTATCCCTCCCACTAGGAGAGAGCAATCTCGAGTAAAGCGTCCACCATCTCCAGTAGTTCTTTGTGTTCCACGGGCGCCAATACCACCTCCACCTTCTCCTGTAAGTGATTCCAGGAAGCAGAGAGGGTTTCCAACTGTTAGATCTGGTAGCTCAAGTCCAAGGCATTGGGGTGTGAAGGGTTGGTATCCTGATGGAACTAATATGGAAGAAGCATGCTTGCGTATTGATGGTGCTGAAGTAGTATGGCCTAATTGgagaaataaaagtaaatcTAATTGCTCGACAGTTCAACCTTTATCATTAATAGCAATGTCCCAGATAGCTCTCGATCAGGAACAT CTAGATGTTGCATTTCCTCTCTTTCCACCTACTAGTGGTCGCTCTGTAAAAAAGGAATCTCTTTCTTTGATCCATAGCCGCCTACATGATGAGATCGACTCTTTCTGCAAGCAT GTTGCTGCAGAAAACATGGCTAAGAAGCCTTACATCACTTGGGCTGTTAAACGGGTCACACGGTCCCTTCAAGTCTTATGGCCCAGGTCTAGGACAAACATTTTTGGTTCAAATGCAACTGGTTTGTCCCTCCCCACGAGTGATGTGGATCTTGTGGTTTGTCTGCCTCCAGTGAGAAATTTG GAACCTATTAAAGAAGCTGGGATCTTAGAGGGACGTAATGGTATCAAGGAGACCTGCCTTCAG CATGCTGCCAGATATCTTTCCAATCAGGAATGGGTAAAAAGTGATTCTTTAAAGACGGTGGAAAATACTGCT ATACCTATTATCATGCTTGTTGTTGAAGTTCCCCATGATCTCATTATTTTGCCCACGTCAAATATGCAATCACCTAAGGAGGAATCCTCTGCTGTATCTGGAAAACAAGATGTCAACATTCTCAATAATATGGCTGGTCTAGAAGATTCTGCATTGCCAAAATGTTTTGAGGTGAATTATGATACCTCTATTAGCACCAAGTCAGTTCGCattgacatcagtttcaagacTCCATCACATACAGGACTTCAAACTTCTGAGCTG GTTAAGGAGCTGACTGAACAATTTCCAGCTACTATACCTTTGGCTTTGGTACTGAAGAAATTTTTGGCAGATCGTAGTCTTGATCAGTCCTATTCTGGCGGTTTAAGTTCTTATTGTTTG